Proteins encoded within one genomic window of Polaribacter sp. NJDZ03:
- the lpdA gene encoding dihydrolipoyl dehydrogenase — protein MKYDIIVIGSGPGGYISAVRASQLGKKVAIIEKYSTLGGTCLNVGCIPSKALLDSSHHYYDAVNHFEEHGISVENPTFDFGKMVERKAKVVETTTGGITYLMDKNNVDVFEGLGSFEDATHVKITKNDGSSEIIEGTNIIIATGSKPSTLPFISLDKERVITSTEALKLTEVPKHLIVIGGGVIGLELGTVYKRLGADVTVVEYAPKITPTMDADVSKELTKVLKKQGIKFAVSHGVTSVERNGDEVIVKANNKKGEEVTFTGDYCLVAVGRKAYTEGLGLEKIGVEVNERGQVTTNDHLQTNVSNIYAIGDVVKGAMLAHKAEEEGVVVAEYLAGEKPHIDYNLIPGIVYTWPEVAAVGKTEQELKDAKVDYKVGKFSMRALGRSRASGDTDGFVKVIADKNTDEILGVHMVGARVADLIMEAAVAMEYRASAEDLARICHGHPTYSEAVKEAAKAAWDGKPLNA, from the coding sequence ATGAAATACGATATTATTGTAATTGGATCTGGTCCTGGAGGATACATTTCTGCAGTTAGAGCTTCTCAATTAGGTAAAAAAGTAGCAATTATAGAAAAATATTCAACTTTAGGAGGAACCTGTTTAAACGTTGGTTGCATTCCATCTAAAGCATTGTTAGATTCTTCGCATCATTATTATGATGCTGTTAACCATTTCGAAGAACACGGAATTTCTGTTGAAAACCCTACGTTCGATTTTGGAAAAATGGTAGAAAGAAAAGCCAAAGTTGTAGAAACAACTACAGGAGGAATCACCTATTTAATGGACAAAAACAATGTTGATGTTTTTGAAGGTTTAGGTTCTTTTGAAGATGCAACACATGTAAAGATTACTAAAAACGATGGTTCATCAGAAATAATTGAAGGAACTAATATTATTATTGCAACAGGTTCTAAACCGTCTACTTTACCATTTATCTCCTTAGATAAAGAACGTGTAATTACTTCTACCGAAGCTTTAAAATTAACTGAAGTACCAAAACATTTAATTGTAATTGGTGGTGGTGTTATTGGTTTAGAGTTAGGTACAGTTTACAAACGTTTAGGAGCAGATGTAACTGTTGTAGAATACGCACCAAAAATTACACCAACTATGGACGCTGATGTTTCTAAAGAACTTACAAAAGTTTTAAAGAAACAAGGTATTAAGTTTGCTGTAAGTCATGGTGTTACTTCTGTAGAAAGAAACGGTGATGAAGTTATCGTAAAAGCAAATAACAAAAAAGGTGAAGAAGTTACTTTTACTGGAGATTATTGTTTGGTTGCTGTTGGTAGAAAAGCATATACAGAAGGTTTAGGTTTAGAAAAAATTGGTGTAGAGGTTAACGAACGTGGTCAAGTTACTACAAACGATCATTTACAAACCAACGTTTCTAATATTTACGCAATTGGTGATGTTGTTAAAGGTGCAATGTTAGCACACAAAGCAGAAGAAGAAGGTGTTGTTGTAGCTGAGTATTTAGCTGGCGAAAAACCACATATCGATTATAATTTAATTCCTGGTATTGTATACACATGGCCAGAAGTTGCTGCTGTTGGTAAAACAGAACAAGAATTAAAAGATGCAAAAGTAGATTACAAAGTTGGTAAATTTTCTATGAGAGCTTTAGGTAGATCTCGTGCAAGTGGAGATACAGATGGTTTTGTAAAAGTGATTGCAGATAAAAATACAGATGAAATTTTAGGAGTTCACATGGTTGGTGCACGTGTTGCCGATTTAATTATGGAAGCTGCAGTTGCAATGGAATATAGAGCATCTGCAGAAGACTTGGCAAGAATTTGTCATGGTCACCCAACGTATTCTGAAGCGGTAAAAGAAGCTGCAAAAGCTGCTTGGGACGGAAAGCCTTTAAATGCTTAA
- a CDS encoding DUF4230 domain-containing protein: MELIILGLVIGLGISYLISKRFSVSKKKNLVEKQSVILLDKIKKVSKLITVEGDFSEIYHHENTKENFWGFSSKKKAIVLIQAKAHIGFDFRKIKLAANTEKKEIVLSNFPQPEVVSIECDIKFYDIKNGYLNKFGTEDFTSLNKDAKEHVLNKIPESNLIQLANKEALEAILLMENIVETIGWKLDYTALEANEAHKKISK, encoded by the coding sequence ATGGAGTTAATTATTTTAGGACTGGTTATTGGTTTAGGTATTTCCTATCTAATATCGAAACGATTTTCAGTATCAAAGAAAAAGAATTTAGTAGAAAAGCAATCTGTTATTTTATTGGATAAAATAAAGAAAGTGTCTAAATTGATTACTGTAGAAGGAGATTTTTCTGAAATTTATCATCATGAAAATACCAAAGAAAACTTTTGGGGATTTAGCAGTAAGAAAAAAGCGATTGTTTTAATTCAGGCAAAAGCACACATCGGGTTCGACTTTAGAAAAATTAAACTGGCAGCTAATACTGAAAAAAAGGAAATTGTTTTATCAAATTTTCCGCAGCCAGAAGTAGTTTCTATTGAATGCGATATTAAGTTTTACGATATAAAAAATGGTTATTTAAATAAGTTTGGTACAGAAGATTTTACCAGTTTAAATAAAGATGCAAAAGAACATGTGTTGAATAAAATACCAGAAAGTAATTTAATACAATTGGCAAATAAAGAAGCTTTAGAAGCCATTTTATTAATGGAAAATATTGTAGAAACGATTGGCTGGAAACTAGATTATACCGCTTTGGAAGCAAATGAAGCGCATAAAAAAATCTCGAAATAA
- a CDS encoding acyloxyacyl hydrolase: MKKNMFLLSFFMIFFNLNSQESETPKTQPSKFLSNFYYSVNFGGIFYPFSNDNLIDGYETETFSKNYFSGKLGFGYKIKENLALQFGVIRPASWFKYDNVNNIGYYRSVWINAWYLSLKKNINITNKLSFFGEVGAANVTRSGFSIEDKVIYDDAHYGSLLYGFGFNYQLNDRWKLALNGTFFPKSDKHNQPSISQASVGFEYHIQKIPEELALEYENDERYFFPKNILQVSYGTSKIGFSANQFFGMSLKVGNFESFGIPVFWVGDVKAENSFSITYQRLAFRTQKLFSLDWGVSVTAFNTEATNTNVFAFSIFPTMRFYLMRRDGFDMYTNYSLIGPTYLTKSNIDNLETGPKITYQDTMGLGVFFGEKRAYNAELRIMHYSNGNIFTKNSGVAIPIQFTIGKTF; encoded by the coding sequence ATGAAAAAAAACATGTTCTTACTTTCTTTTTTTATGATATTCTTTAACCTGAATAGTCAAGAAAGTGAGACCCCAAAAACACAACCTTCTAAATTTTTATCAAATTTTTACTATAGTGTTAACTTTGGTGGTATTTTTTATCCTTTTTCTAATGATAACTTAATTGATGGTTATGAAACAGAAACCTTCAGTAAAAACTATTTTTCAGGAAAATTAGGTTTTGGTTATAAAATAAAAGAAAACTTAGCATTACAATTTGGAGTTATTAGACCTGCTTCTTGGTTTAAATACGACAATGTAAATAATATTGGTTACTACAGAAGTGTGTGGATTAACGCTTGGTATTTGTCACTTAAAAAGAACATCAACATTACCAATAAATTATCCTTTTTTGGAGAAGTTGGCGCTGCAAATGTTACAAGAAGTGGTTTTTCTATTGAAGACAAAGTAATTTATGACGATGCTCATTATGGAAGCCTACTCTATGGTTTTGGTTTCAATTATCAATTAAATGACCGATGGAAATTAGCTCTAAATGGAACCTTTTTTCCGAAATCAGATAAACACAATCAACCATCTATTTCACAAGCCTCTGTTGGTTTTGAATACCATATTCAAAAAATCCCAGAAGAATTAGCTCTAGAATACGAAAATGATGAAAGGTATTTCTTTCCAAAAAATATTTTACAAGTAAGTTACGGAACTAGTAAAATTGGTTTTAGTGCAAACCAATTTTTCGGAATGAGCTTAAAAGTGGGGAATTTCGAAAGTTTCGGAATTCCGGTTTTTTGGGTTGGAGATGTAAAAGCAGAAAATTCTTTTTCTATAACCTACCAAAGACTTGCTTTTAGAACACAAAAACTTTTTTCTTTAGATTGGGGAGTTAGTGTTACGGCTTTTAACACGGAAGCCACCAATACAAATGTGTTTGCGTTTTCTATTTTCCCAACTATGCGTTTTTACTTAATGAGAAGAGATGGTTTTGATATGTACACCAATTACTCTTTAATTGGCCCGACTTATTTAACAAAAAGCAACATAGATAATTTAGAAACAGGACCTAAAATCACGTATCAAGATACGATGGGTTTAGGTGTTTTCTTTGGAGAAAAAAGAGCTTACAATGCAGAACTTAGAATTATGCATTACTCTAACGGAAATATTTTTACTAAAAATTCTGGAGTTGCAATTCCTATCCAATTTACAATTGGAAAAACATTTTAA
- a CDS encoding anthranilate synthase component I family protein, producing the protein MQRTTRTFSVDNTIEFKNNLLSWAQQFETVIWLDSNNYHQKYSSFDGALAADDFTSIKTDYYNAFEKLKEYQTITKDYIFGYITYDVKNDVEQLSSKNFDGLDFADLYFFQPKKLVFIKGNSVEFQYLRMVDDEIESDFDEILKSKNPAIEQSKSDIKIKLRIHKDEYHAKVTQVLEHIKKGDIYEANFCQEFYAENATINPVEVYKHLNQISEPPFAAFLKLDDKYALCASPERYIKKEGTKIISQPIKGTAKRLVSEFDDAQLALDLTRDEKERAENVMIVDLVRNDLSKTAKIGSVKVEELCKVYSFKQVHQLISTVVSEVEENTHPIDVLQSTFPMGSMTGAPKVSAMKIIEDLEETKRGLYSGTIGYFTPENDFDFNVIIRSILYNEAEKYVSYSVGGAITAQSVVEKEYEECLLKAKAMKFALLNSK; encoded by the coding sequence ATGCAAAGAACAACTCGCACTTTTTCTGTTGATAATACTATTGAGTTCAAAAACAATTTATTGTCTTGGGCACAACAATTTGAAACGGTTATTTGGTTAGACTCTAACAATTATCATCAAAAATACTCTAGTTTCGATGGTGCATTAGCAGCAGACGATTTTACCTCTATTAAAACAGATTATTACAACGCTTTTGAGAAGTTAAAGGAATACCAAACCATTACCAAAGATTATATTTTTGGTTACATCACCTATGATGTTAAAAATGATGTTGAGCAACTTTCTTCCAAGAATTTTGATGGTTTAGATTTTGCTGATTTATATTTTTTTCAGCCTAAAAAACTTGTTTTCATCAAAGGAAATTCTGTAGAGTTTCAATATTTAAGAATGGTAGACGATGAAATTGAAAGTGATTTTGATGAGATTCTTAAATCTAAAAATCCAGCAATCGAGCAATCTAAAAGTGACATCAAAATAAAACTAAGGATTCACAAGGATGAGTATCATGCAAAAGTCACTCAAGTTTTAGAGCATATAAAAAAAGGTGATATTTACGAAGCTAATTTTTGTCAGGAATTTTATGCAGAAAACGCTACTATAAATCCGGTTGAAGTATATAAACACCTCAACCAAATTTCCGAACCTCCATTTGCTGCCTTTTTAAAACTAGATGATAAATATGCTCTGTGTGCTTCACCAGAAAGGTATATTAAAAAAGAAGGCACAAAAATAATTTCTCAACCTATAAAAGGAACTGCAAAAAGATTGGTTAGCGAGTTTGATGACGCACAATTAGCGTTAGATTTAACACGAGACGAAAAAGAACGCGCAGAAAATGTAATGATTGTAGATTTGGTTAGAAACGACTTGTCTAAAACGGCTAAAATTGGAAGTGTAAAAGTAGAAGAATTGTGCAAAGTGTATTCTTTTAAGCAAGTGCATCAATTAATTTCTACAGTAGTTTCTGAAGTAGAAGAAAACACACATCCTATAGACGTGCTACAAAGTACGTTTCCGATGGGAAGTATGACCGGAGCTCCTAAAGTTTCTGCCATGAAAATTATTGAAGATTTAGAAGAAACCAAACGTGGTTTATACTCTGGAACGATTGGTTATTTTACACCAGAAAACGATTTTGACTTTAATGTAATCATAAGAAGTATCTTATATAATGAAGCAGAAAAATATGTTTCTTACTCCGTTGGCGGCGCAATTACAGCACAATCTGTTGTAGAAAAAGAATACGAAGAATGTTTGCTAAAAGCAAAAGCAATGAAGTTTGCTTTATTGAATTCTAAGTAA